The DNA region TAAATCAGAGCTGAAAAACCCATTTCCATTTCTGAAATCATGTTCATATAATATGCTGCAGTTATGAGTTGTCGATGAGATAACTAACAGATCCGCAGCTCTCACATTATTGCCTGATTACTTATGCAACCGTCTCATTCCTTCCATAGACGAGGACTGTGTGAAGCAGGGGATTGACTTCGTTCCAGCCAGACTCAAACAGAAAAGGCCCAAAGCTATCAGAGAGGACTTCAATCAGGGGAGAGCCCCGAAACATGGAAACAACGTGTGGGAACCCTCATCCAGTGACGACGGTCACAGTGACTCAGAAGACAGCATGAGTGACCTCTACCCATGTCAGTATCTTTTTTCACCTGTAGGATGATAGTTATGTGTCATGGAGGCTCTCAGAagtttgcaggttttttttattcgAGGCAAAGAGCAAATGAACTTACTGATTAGCACATTCATAGTCATTAATATCATTGATTTGGTGTTTAGTTTAACTGGAAAGCTACAGACTTTGTTTCTCACTGCGCCCTAGTCCAGATCAGGCGAGGagctctggtcctctgaaatgaggccaacgcagaagtaacttaaaactgcattctatcaaaaggccaccagggggcgaccgttttggtgtcaaaaggacttccgtctctatacaagtcaatggagaattcaccaacttctcacttgatttctaacctcagtaaacgttttcaaaatgtgtttatggtctcaatcgctagtttaaagccttcttcaatgcagtatgatgttcatttgggacattttggcctccctgattttatatgtgacgataaagcagggtatgcattagggcgtggctacgtcgtgattgacaggttgattggttcactggttcaggagggcgcctcatgctcctcctgatacccatataagtagaatccctgtttttatttttcccagcatgcaccagaaattttcaagatggcgctgctcagatccgaaactattggcttccaagcagcagtccacaaaatAATGGATGACGTCCaaatgttacgtccattttatatacagtctatggttcagaTATGCAGATTGAAATTGATTCAAACAGACTGAAACGttgcatttttacattgttgtaacattgtttattttttccccacagcGTCTATGTTCACTTTAAATAAAGAGGCAGAGGAAGCCATGGAGGATGGCGGGGGTGAGAAAGAAGATGACTTCCAGacagatgaggatgaggatgagaaTGAAGAGATGGAGGTGGACAAGCAAGTGCAACAGAAACGTAAAAAGGTGTGTAGAGGTCTGAaataacattttgtgtgtgtgtgtgtgtgtgtgtgttggatttgttttgtcattatgtgttttttcttgataaatgatgatttttatttgtgtgttccAGGTCCAGGGTAGTGGTCTTCAGAAGAAATTCAGAAATAACAACTGGAAATCGGGACGTAATAAGAAAAAGTTGAAAGCTCAAAGTGGAAAATAAAACGCTGATCCGTATCTGAAGAGTTTTTATACCTGGACATTATTCAGGCAACAAACACTGACATCCAGTTTGGAGTAGTATTCCTGTATCTGAGGATAGACTCACCTTCGTATAAGTGAACATCgcttacatttttcattttttctgtgtatgaaaaatgtatttttgttgttgcgAGGCGGGTTTACATGTCATGGAAAGTGTGTTTGTGGCAGTAAACAGATCATTTGTACTggatatgtttgttttctggttTGCAACCAAGAGCACTGTCCAAAAATACAACTCTGTTTGCACTTGCACACATTGTCTGTGTTATGTTCTTTCTACCAATCATTTCCTATAAAGCAGATAAAAAGCATGACGACACacctctgaaatgtgcagtttgcaGGAACGTTTTTAGATCAATCTTTTtaagtgctatttaaaaaagagtTTTACAAAATTCAGACTTGCCAGAAGATGAAACATGTTTGTAGCCTtgacaaacatcaaacatcacatttttgtgtataaattgtatttttttcataagTAGAGGAAACAtgctcatcctcttcctcatctcagTCACCGTCAGTAGATCAGCATATCTGGCTGATCCTCCGTAAATGTCAGCATCAGTCCGAGCCGGCggcatttataataataataataatgcattttatttaaaggcgcctttcaaagcactcaaggacaccttacaaagctcataaaacacaacaacagtacatcaaacaatataaatcaggtaacatttagtgcaaagataaagaataaatatgaatgtgactataaagtgcatcagtacaataaataaacaagaacgtgatgcatagttagtgtgagacagagtatgcagctctgaataggagcgttttcaggcgggatttaaaggtggaaacagtcagaagtgtgaatgtctggtgggagagagttcctgaggcggggggggggggcagatcaGCTGACGGGTCtggaccccatgatggtagttaagttggcagatggggcaaagagctggttggcagaggaggatcggagagttggggaaggtgtgtagatgtgaatcagttcagagagatatgatggtgccaggttgggaaggatcttgtaagtgaggagtagaatcttaaagtcaatgcgggatttgatagagAGCcaatgaagctgctgcagggcaggagtgatgtgttcaatagagggagttctggttaagatacgggcggctgcgttctgtactGACAACTACAGTAACTCCTCCAACGTGTGTCTTCATTGTGTCTCTACAGGTTGTATATCCAGTCCTGTTGGGAGAGGGCTTAAGGGAGTTTTAACAAGGTGCTATGGGAGCAAGGAAGCGTGTGGAGCTTAAGGGTGTTgttcagcagagaggagaggccCAACGGTATGCTGCAGCTCTGGTTAAGTGTATTGAggctttttaaaatgcacaacTACAAAAAACAGCTTCACACGCCTACATGGATGCTGTACGACTCCATTCTTCAATcttatatcaatcaatcaatcaatcaatctttatttgtatagcgccaaatcacaacaaagttacctcaaggcactttacacatagagcaggttctaaaccgaactcttcaggttttaattttaaagagacccaacattcacacatgagcagcacttagcgacaatggagagaaaaaactcccttttaacaggaagaaacctcagaaccagaaccaggctcacagtgggagaacatctgcctcgaccggttggggtagagaggagagagaggaaggagaggagagaggaaggagaggagagaggaaggataggagagagaggaaggagaggagagaggaaggagaggagagaggaagaataggagagaggagtgaggaaggagaggagagagagaggagagagagaggaacgaaaggagagagagaaggagaggagagagaggaagaataggagagagaggaaggagaggagagagagaggagagagagagaggaaggaaaggagagagaggaaggagaggagagagaggaagaataggagagagaggaaggagaggagagagaggaaggataggagagaggaagaataggagagagaggaaggagaggagagagaggaaggataggagagagaggacggagaggagagagaggaaggaggagagagagaggaaggagagagagagaggagaaagagagaggaaggagaggagagagaggaaggagaggagaggagagaggataggagagaggaaggagaggagagagaggaaggagaggagagagagaggaaggagaggagagagagagagagagagagaggaaggagaggagagagagagagagagagagagagagagagagagagagaggaaggagaggagagagagagagagagagagagagaagcacattgaaaataaacattggaGCTAGAAGGTccaggactggaatctgtcatgttattggatatagatggatggatagagagagagagagagagaggagctcagtgcatcatggaggtaggagtcccccggcagtctaagcctatagcagcataaactaggagctggctaactataagctttatcacaaaggaaagttttaagcctactcttaaacgtagagagggtgtctgccctccggaccgaatctgggagatggttccacaggagagtagcctgataactgaaggctctgcctcccattctacttttagagatactaggaaccagcagtaggcctgcatgctgggagcaaagtgttctggtaggtacataaggtactataagctctttaagatatataatggagcctgaccattaagagcctCAATTTCATCTCAACGTCTGCAGGGTGACGTTCAGCTTGGCAGGACTCCACCATCAAACAGTTTGTATTGTGAAAGTTAGTGTCAGTTAAACCAGTAAAGTTTCAGAGGTTTGTAAGGTTTATATGAGGGAGCACTACTGCTACTGCCTCAGCACCTTACCAACACACATTATGTTGCCCAACTGTGTGACCTCAACTTACTGCATTGTTGTTTGTGAGACAGTTTGTGTCCTTTTTGGTTTCACTTGTCATAATTTataagtccccccccccctcctctcaaatatgtttttcttggaTGTTTgatcttcactgtgcagaatgatgtatgcaCGTTTACACAGCAGTAAACCTTCtgaaattatattatttgattTAGGATTGGTGGATtagggagaaggagaggaggaggaggggatttAATTTTAGTataaaatggaatataataataaaaatagtaaaataatatcGAAGCCCGTATTCAccaatatgattttttttaaagggcctGTTAGtcaatataatgagaaactttttCAAAAGAATGACCTCATATCTCACAATAGTGACTTACTATCTCAATATAATGAGATACtctcttaaaataatgacttggtAATGCAAAATAATggcttagtatctcaaaataatgagatactaatAAGTActaataagataataataagctaataatactaataagataataataagctaataatactaataagataataataagctaataatactaataagataactcattattttgagatagtttctcattatttttagatAGTTTCTCATTGAGTTAATAAGTCATTTTTGATAAAGTTTCTCATAATTATTTgcataattatttttcatcacattggcggaaatgggcttccatgcaaaaaaaaaaaagcctacaTAGTAAaagtatctaaaa from Scomber scombrus chromosome 15, fScoSco1.1, whole genome shotgun sequence includes:
- the surf2 gene encoding surfeit locus protein 2, with amino-acid sequence MEELPADLKAFLLNHPFLQLIDGKKIKCTLNGHEFPCNLSELQNFTKGKKYEKLSATAEFNYSQYEPHVVPSSKQPNQLFCKLTLRHLNRQPHHVLRHVNGKRFNKALAKYEDCVKQGIDFVPARLKQKRPKAIREDFNQGRAPKHGNNVWEPSSSDDGHSDSEDSMSDLYPSSMFTLNKEAEEAMEDGGGEKEDDFQTDEDEDENEEMEVDKQVQQKRKKVQGSGLQKKFRNNNWKSGRNKKKLKAQSGK